From Daucus carota subsp. sativus chromosome 6, DH1 v3.0, whole genome shotgun sequence, the proteins below share one genomic window:
- the LOC108227993 gene encoding GBF-interacting protein 1 isoform X3, producing the protein MSNGGGGKVSIPSNMKKTIQNIKEITGSHDDEEIYTMLKECNMDPNETTHKLLFQDTFHEVRRKRDRKKEAGNVNKESSESRWKPGMQGRGTRGGRGNYSSRYTSHDAGGTRTSASVKENGPSRILEKSVGISTPPASKDMKHKVTSVASSATVTTDGSSGIAFESAGVTQAGSRFTGGENNQSVTSADIAKVEGQQPPILLAETQKITTNGFVTVEAPSLVLQSSSNIPTSGTSVSSTGAYFSASDPVLVSSQDSRLLSAVGTIKREIIPEQTFTAPVESKSITAFSNVDSSLEEKTGSTPQMINKNELCESLQATAASHIVPSSNYSSRTAQVIGPQKGVPAKEWKPKPTNFNLGQVSGTVVSADPPAVPVETTKPRPATVHDSKETYSILGKQLEQSRISGSQHVIIPNHIHVPEADKLGFCFGSFDANFKVVTHNSTASEKNKSPIPETSEKTEERAKEQISSQSAMETVEEEEDSKHSASSHVPNNLTTDSDVSSTVVVPESSESKQLTDLPSGGNQYSVVNTSPTYSFGILPTMVASQAAPIESTDSQARDASRLPGFVSPGFTAKYTGNVAMLSPQASQSAQEIGNSLILSTAGPTTLVTQAAGVMQSSIAVTQQPLPVFRQPAGVHLPHYPTNYIPYGHYYSPFYVPPPGIHQFLSNGAFPPQPQPGSLYPAPPVATTKYPLSQYKSGNNTGNSTQMGVPGSYVPYGSSPSGFNTTSSATTGNSASNDDLGSSHFKETNVYITGQQSEGSGVWFAPGREISGMQASSFYNLPQAQMGYTAAQAGRGSFASIYHPAQPVTAAAVHPLLQPPQTMAGAVDMAGPTASVYQPSQPATVNWPNNY; encoded by the exons ATGAGTAATGGAGGGGGAGGCAAGGTTTCGATTCCAAGTAACATGAAGAAGACGATCCAGAATATAAAGGAGATCACGGGTAGCCATGATGATGAGGAGATATATACAATGCTTAAAGAATGTAACATGGATCCTAATGAGACTACTCACAAGCTTCTTTTTCAGG ATACATTTCATGAAGTCAGAAGAAAGCGTGATCGAAAGAAAGAGGCAGGG AATGTGAACAAGGAGTCATCAGAATCAAGGTGGAAACCTGGGATGCAGGGGCGTGGCACTAGGGGAGGTCGGGGGAACTATTCATCTCGTTATACATCTCATG ATGCTGGTGGTACCCGAACTTCTGCCTCAGTAAAGGAAAATGGTCCGAGTCGAATTCTAGAGAAGAGTGTTGGCATCTCAACCCCTCCTGCTTCCAAGGATATGAAGCATAAAGTAACATCTGTTGCCAG CTCTGCAACTGTCACGACTGATGGTTCTTCTGGTATAGCTTTTGAAAGTGCTGGAGTCACACAAGCTGGCAGTCGGTTCACAGGAGGTGAGAATAACCAATCTGTAACTTCAGCTGACATTGCTAAGGTGGAGGGCCAACAACCACCTATTCTTTTGGCTGAGACCCAGAAAATCACTACAAATGGTTTTGTAACTGTGGAAGCACCTAGTCTTGTTTTGCAAAGTTCTAGCAATATTCCCACTTCTGGAACATCTGTATCTTCTACAGGAGCCTACTTCTCTGCTTCAGATCCTGTTTTAGTGTCATCTCAGGATTCGCGACTCCTAAGCGCTGTCGGTACAATTAAACGTGAGATCATTCCCGAACAGACTTTCACAGCCCCTGTTGAGAGCAAATCAATTACAG CTTTCTCCAACGTTGACAGTTCTTTGGAAGAAAAAACAGGCAGTACACCTCAAATGATCAATAAGAATGAATTGTGTGAATCCTTACAAGCCACAGCTGCTAGTCACATCGTCCCCTCATCAAATTACAGTAGTAGGACAGCACAAGTTATAGGCCCTCAGAAAG GGGTACCTGCCAAGGAGTGGAAACCAAAGCCCACAAACTTTAACCTTGGTCAAGTGTCTGGCACAGTGGTTTCAGCTGATCCTCCTGCTGTCCCAGTTGAAACTACTAAGCCACGACCTGCAACGGTTCATGATTCAAAAGAAACATATTCTATTCTTGGAAAACAGCTAGAGCAGTCACGCATTTCTGGCAGTCAACATGTTATTATTCCAAATCATATTCATGTACCAGAAGCTGATAAACTAGGGTTTTGCTTTGGAAGTTTTGATGCAAATTTTAAAGTGGTTACACACAATTCCACTGCTTCTGAAAAAAACAAAAGTCCAATTCCTGAAACTTCTGAGAAGACTGAAGAAAGAGCTAAAGAGCAAATAAG CAGCCAAAGTGCCATGGAGACAGTCGAAGAAGAAGAGGATTCTAAGCATTCTGCATCTTCACATGTACCTAACAATTTGACTACTGATTCTGATGTCTCATCCACTGTGGTAGTCCCAGAGAGCTCTGAATCCAAGCAACTGACTGACTTGCCATCAGGAGGTAATCAATATTCTGTGGTGAATACCTCACCTACCTACAGTTTTGGTATCTTGCCGACAATGGTAGCTAGCCAGGCCGCACCAATTGAAAGTACAGATTCTCAAGCTCGTGATGCTTCTCGCCTTCCTGGCTTTGTT TCACCTGGATTTACTGCGAAATACACAGGGAATGTTGCAATGTTGTCGCCACAAGCTTCTCAGTCGGCTCAAGAG ATTGgcaactctttaatattgtctACTGCTGGTCCAACTACACTTGTGACACAAGCTGCTGGGGTTATGCAGAGTTCCATTGCTGTTACACAGCAACCACTTCCCGTTTTTAGACAGCCAGCAGGGGTGCATCTACCTCATTATCCTACAAACTATATTCCCTACGGTCATTACTACTCCCCGTTCTATGTACCTCCTCCCGGCATTCACCAGTTTTTAAGCAATGGTGCATTTCCACCACAGCCTCAGCCTGGTAGTTTATATCCAGCTCCACCAGTGGCAACTACCAAATATCCACTCTCCCAATACAAGTCGGGTAACAATACTGGTAATTCAACTCAAATGGGAGTGCCTGGAAGTTATGTACCATATGGCTCCTCCCCTTCTGGATTTAATACTACTAGTTCAGCAACAACAGGAAACTCAGCTTCAAATGATGACCTTGGTTCATCCCACTTCAAGGAAACTAATGTGTACATTACTGGGCAGCAG AGTGAAGGCTCAGGTGTGTGGTTTGCTCCTGGTAGAGAGATCTCTGGAATGCAGGCTAGTTCCTTCTACAACCTTCCTCAGGCTCAGATGGGGTATACCGCAGCTCAAGCTGGCCGTGGCAGCTTTGCTAGCATATATCACCCTGCACAACCAGTTACCGCAGCTGCTGTACATCCACTTCTACAGCCGCCTCAGACCATGGCTGGAGCTGTTGACATGGCTGGACCAACAGCAAGCGTTTATCAGCCGTCACAACCTGCAACTGTCAACTGGCCCAACAATTACTAG
- the LOC108227993 gene encoding GBF-interacting protein 1-like isoform X4, whose product MSNGGGGKVSIPSNMKKTIQNIKEITGSHDDEEIYTMLKECNMDPNETTHKLLFQDTFHEVRRKRDRKKEAGNVNKESSESRWKPGMQGRGTRGGRGNYSSRYTSHDAGGTRTSASVKENGPSRILEKSVGISTPPASKDMKHKVTSVASSATVTTDGSSGIAFESAGVTQAGSRFTGGAYFSASDPVLVSSQDSRLLSAVGTIKREIIPEQTFTAPVESKSITAFSNVDSSLEEKTGSTPQMINKNELCESLQATAASHIVPSSNYSSRTAQVIGPQKGVPAKEWKPKPTNFNLGQVSGTVVSADPPAVPVETTKPRPATVHDSKETYSILGKQLEQSRISGSQHVIIPNHIHVPEADKLGFCFGSFDANFKVVTHNSTASEKNKSPIPETSEKTEERAKEQISSQSAMETVEEEEDSKHSASSHVPNNLTTDSDVSSTVVVPESSESKQLTDLPSGGNQYSVVNTSPTYSFGILPTMVASQAAPIESTDSQARDASRLPGFVVQQPYDPNSYYAQFYRTGTDSDTRVSPFQSPGFTAKYTGNVAMLSPQASQSAQEIGNSLILSTAGPTTLVTQAAGVMQSSIAVTQQPLPVFRQPAGVHLPHYPTNYIPYGHYYSPFYVPPPGIHQFLSNGAFPPQPQPGSLYPAPPVATTKYPLSQYKSGNNTGNSTQMGVPGSYVPYGSSPSGFNTTSSATTGNSASNDDLGSSHFKETNVYITGQQSEGSGVWFAPGREISGMQASSFYNLPQAQMGYTAAQAGRGSFASIYHPAQPVTAAAVHPLLQPPQTMAGAVDMAGPTASVYQPSQPATVNWPNNY is encoded by the exons ATGAGTAATGGAGGGGGAGGCAAGGTTTCGATTCCAAGTAACATGAAGAAGACGATCCAGAATATAAAGGAGATCACGGGTAGCCATGATGATGAGGAGATATATACAATGCTTAAAGAATGTAACATGGATCCTAATGAGACTACTCACAAGCTTCTTTTTCAGG ATACATTTCATGAAGTCAGAAGAAAGCGTGATCGAAAGAAAGAGGCAGGG AATGTGAACAAGGAGTCATCAGAATCAAGGTGGAAACCTGGGATGCAGGGGCGTGGCACTAGGGGAGGTCGGGGGAACTATTCATCTCGTTATACATCTCATG ATGCTGGTGGTACCCGAACTTCTGCCTCAGTAAAGGAAAATGGTCCGAGTCGAATTCTAGAGAAGAGTGTTGGCATCTCAACCCCTCCTGCTTCCAAGGATATGAAGCATAAAGTAACATCTGTTGCCAG CTCTGCAACTGTCACGACTGATGGTTCTTCTGGTATAGCTTTTGAAAGTGCTGGAGTCACACAAGCTGGCAGTCGGTTCACAGGAG GAGCCTACTTCTCTGCTTCAGATCCTGTTTTAGTGTCATCTCAGGATTCGCGACTCCTAAGCGCTGTCGGTACAATTAAACGTGAGATCATTCCCGAACAGACTTTCACAGCCCCTGTTGAGAGCAAATCAATTACAG CTTTCTCCAACGTTGACAGTTCTTTGGAAGAAAAAACAGGCAGTACACCTCAAATGATCAATAAGAATGAATTGTGTGAATCCTTACAAGCCACAGCTGCTAGTCACATCGTCCCCTCATCAAATTACAGTAGTAGGACAGCACAAGTTATAGGCCCTCAGAAAG GGGTACCTGCCAAGGAGTGGAAACCAAAGCCCACAAACTTTAACCTTGGTCAAGTGTCTGGCACAGTGGTTTCAGCTGATCCTCCTGCTGTCCCAGTTGAAACTACTAAGCCACGACCTGCAACGGTTCATGATTCAAAAGAAACATATTCTATTCTTGGAAAACAGCTAGAGCAGTCACGCATTTCTGGCAGTCAACATGTTATTATTCCAAATCATATTCATGTACCAGAAGCTGATAAACTAGGGTTTTGCTTTGGAAGTTTTGATGCAAATTTTAAAGTGGTTACACACAATTCCACTGCTTCTGAAAAAAACAAAAGTCCAATTCCTGAAACTTCTGAGAAGACTGAAGAAAGAGCTAAAGAGCAAATAAG CAGCCAAAGTGCCATGGAGACAGTCGAAGAAGAAGAGGATTCTAAGCATTCTGCATCTTCACATGTACCTAACAATTTGACTACTGATTCTGATGTCTCATCCACTGTGGTAGTCCCAGAGAGCTCTGAATCCAAGCAACTGACTGACTTGCCATCAGGAGGTAATCAATATTCTGTGGTGAATACCTCACCTACCTACAGTTTTGGTATCTTGCCGACAATGGTAGCTAGCCAGGCCGCACCAATTGAAAGTACAGATTCTCAAGCTCGTGATGCTTCTCGCCTTCCTGGCTTTGTT GTACAGCAACCTTATGACCCAAACAGCTACTATGCTCAATTTTATCGAACTGGCACAGATAGTGATACTCGTGTTTCACCATTTCAGTCACCTGGATTTACTGCGAAATACACAGGGAATGTTGCAATGTTGTCGCCACAAGCTTCTCAGTCGGCTCAAGAG ATTGgcaactctttaatattgtctACTGCTGGTCCAACTACACTTGTGACACAAGCTGCTGGGGTTATGCAGAGTTCCATTGCTGTTACACAGCAACCACTTCCCGTTTTTAGACAGCCAGCAGGGGTGCATCTACCTCATTATCCTACAAACTATATTCCCTACGGTCATTACTACTCCCCGTTCTATGTACCTCCTCCCGGCATTCACCAGTTTTTAAGCAATGGTGCATTTCCACCACAGCCTCAGCCTGGTAGTTTATATCCAGCTCCACCAGTGGCAACTACCAAATATCCACTCTCCCAATACAAGTCGGGTAACAATACTGGTAATTCAACTCAAATGGGAGTGCCTGGAAGTTATGTACCATATGGCTCCTCCCCTTCTGGATTTAATACTACTAGTTCAGCAACAACAGGAAACTCAGCTTCAAATGATGACCTTGGTTCATCCCACTTCAAGGAAACTAATGTGTACATTACTGGGCAGCAG AGTGAAGGCTCAGGTGTGTGGTTTGCTCCTGGTAGAGAGATCTCTGGAATGCAGGCTAGTTCCTTCTACAACCTTCCTCAGGCTCAGATGGGGTATACCGCAGCTCAAGCTGGCCGTGGCAGCTTTGCTAGCATATATCACCCTGCACAACCAGTTACCGCAGCTGCTGTACATCCACTTCTACAGCCGCCTCAGACCATGGCTGGAGCTGTTGACATGGCTGGACCAACAGCAAGCGTTTATCAGCCGTCACAACCTGCAACTGTCAACTGGCCCAACAATTACTAG
- the LOC108227993 gene encoding GBF-interacting protein 1 isoform X1, protein MSNGGGGKVSIPSNMKKTIQNIKEITGSHDDEEIYTMLKECNMDPNETTHKLLFQDTFHEVRRKRDRKKEAGNVNKESSESRWKPGMQGRGTRGGRGNYSSRYTSHDAGGTRTSASVKENGPSRILEKSVGISTPPASKDMKHKVTSVASSATVTTDGSSGIAFESAGVTQAGSRFTGGENNQSVTSADIAKVEGQQPPILLAETQKITTNGFVTVEAPSLVLQSSSNIPTSGTSVSSTGAYFSASDPVLVSSQDSRLLSAVGTIKREIIPEQTFTAPVESKSITAFSNVDSSLEEKTGSTPQMINKNELCESLQATAASHIVPSSNYSSRTAQVIGPQKGVPAKEWKPKPTNFNLGQVSGTVVSADPPAVPVETTKPRPATVHDSKETYSILGKQLEQSRISGSQHVIIPNHIHVPEADKLGFCFGSFDANFKVVTHNSTASEKNKSPIPETSEKTEERAKEQISSQSAMETVEEEEDSKHSASSHVPNNLTTDSDVSSTVVVPESSESKQLTDLPSGGNQYSVVNTSPTYSFGILPTMVASQAAPIESTDSQARDASRLPGFVVQQPYDPNSYYAQFYRTGTDSDTRVSPFQSPGFTAKYTGNVAMLSPQASQSAQEIGNSLILSTAGPTTLVTQAAGVMQSSIAVTQQPLPVFRQPAGVHLPHYPTNYIPYGHYYSPFYVPPPGIHQFLSNGAFPPQPQPGSLYPAPPVATTKYPLSQYKSGNNTGNSTQMGVPGSYVPYGSSPSGFNTTSSATTGNSASNDDLGSSHFKETNVYITGQQSEGSGVWFAPGREISGMQASSFYNLPQAQMGYTAAQAGRGSFASIYHPAQPVTAAAVHPLLQPPQTMAGAVDMAGPTASVYQPSQPATVNWPNNY, encoded by the exons ATGAGTAATGGAGGGGGAGGCAAGGTTTCGATTCCAAGTAACATGAAGAAGACGATCCAGAATATAAAGGAGATCACGGGTAGCCATGATGATGAGGAGATATATACAATGCTTAAAGAATGTAACATGGATCCTAATGAGACTACTCACAAGCTTCTTTTTCAGG ATACATTTCATGAAGTCAGAAGAAAGCGTGATCGAAAGAAAGAGGCAGGG AATGTGAACAAGGAGTCATCAGAATCAAGGTGGAAACCTGGGATGCAGGGGCGTGGCACTAGGGGAGGTCGGGGGAACTATTCATCTCGTTATACATCTCATG ATGCTGGTGGTACCCGAACTTCTGCCTCAGTAAAGGAAAATGGTCCGAGTCGAATTCTAGAGAAGAGTGTTGGCATCTCAACCCCTCCTGCTTCCAAGGATATGAAGCATAAAGTAACATCTGTTGCCAG CTCTGCAACTGTCACGACTGATGGTTCTTCTGGTATAGCTTTTGAAAGTGCTGGAGTCACACAAGCTGGCAGTCGGTTCACAGGAGGTGAGAATAACCAATCTGTAACTTCAGCTGACATTGCTAAGGTGGAGGGCCAACAACCACCTATTCTTTTGGCTGAGACCCAGAAAATCACTACAAATGGTTTTGTAACTGTGGAAGCACCTAGTCTTGTTTTGCAAAGTTCTAGCAATATTCCCACTTCTGGAACATCTGTATCTTCTACAGGAGCCTACTTCTCTGCTTCAGATCCTGTTTTAGTGTCATCTCAGGATTCGCGACTCCTAAGCGCTGTCGGTACAATTAAACGTGAGATCATTCCCGAACAGACTTTCACAGCCCCTGTTGAGAGCAAATCAATTACAG CTTTCTCCAACGTTGACAGTTCTTTGGAAGAAAAAACAGGCAGTACACCTCAAATGATCAATAAGAATGAATTGTGTGAATCCTTACAAGCCACAGCTGCTAGTCACATCGTCCCCTCATCAAATTACAGTAGTAGGACAGCACAAGTTATAGGCCCTCAGAAAG GGGTACCTGCCAAGGAGTGGAAACCAAAGCCCACAAACTTTAACCTTGGTCAAGTGTCTGGCACAGTGGTTTCAGCTGATCCTCCTGCTGTCCCAGTTGAAACTACTAAGCCACGACCTGCAACGGTTCATGATTCAAAAGAAACATATTCTATTCTTGGAAAACAGCTAGAGCAGTCACGCATTTCTGGCAGTCAACATGTTATTATTCCAAATCATATTCATGTACCAGAAGCTGATAAACTAGGGTTTTGCTTTGGAAGTTTTGATGCAAATTTTAAAGTGGTTACACACAATTCCACTGCTTCTGAAAAAAACAAAAGTCCAATTCCTGAAACTTCTGAGAAGACTGAAGAAAGAGCTAAAGAGCAAATAAG CAGCCAAAGTGCCATGGAGACAGTCGAAGAAGAAGAGGATTCTAAGCATTCTGCATCTTCACATGTACCTAACAATTTGACTACTGATTCTGATGTCTCATCCACTGTGGTAGTCCCAGAGAGCTCTGAATCCAAGCAACTGACTGACTTGCCATCAGGAGGTAATCAATATTCTGTGGTGAATACCTCACCTACCTACAGTTTTGGTATCTTGCCGACAATGGTAGCTAGCCAGGCCGCACCAATTGAAAGTACAGATTCTCAAGCTCGTGATGCTTCTCGCCTTCCTGGCTTTGTT GTACAGCAACCTTATGACCCAAACAGCTACTATGCTCAATTTTATCGAACTGGCACAGATAGTGATACTCGTGTTTCACCATTTCAGTCACCTGGATTTACTGCGAAATACACAGGGAATGTTGCAATGTTGTCGCCACAAGCTTCTCAGTCGGCTCAAGAG ATTGgcaactctttaatattgtctACTGCTGGTCCAACTACACTTGTGACACAAGCTGCTGGGGTTATGCAGAGTTCCATTGCTGTTACACAGCAACCACTTCCCGTTTTTAGACAGCCAGCAGGGGTGCATCTACCTCATTATCCTACAAACTATATTCCCTACGGTCATTACTACTCCCCGTTCTATGTACCTCCTCCCGGCATTCACCAGTTTTTAAGCAATGGTGCATTTCCACCACAGCCTCAGCCTGGTAGTTTATATCCAGCTCCACCAGTGGCAACTACCAAATATCCACTCTCCCAATACAAGTCGGGTAACAATACTGGTAATTCAACTCAAATGGGAGTGCCTGGAAGTTATGTACCATATGGCTCCTCCCCTTCTGGATTTAATACTACTAGTTCAGCAACAACAGGAAACTCAGCTTCAAATGATGACCTTGGTTCATCCCACTTCAAGGAAACTAATGTGTACATTACTGGGCAGCAG AGTGAAGGCTCAGGTGTGTGGTTTGCTCCTGGTAGAGAGATCTCTGGAATGCAGGCTAGTTCCTTCTACAACCTTCCTCAGGCTCAGATGGGGTATACCGCAGCTCAAGCTGGCCGTGGCAGCTTTGCTAGCATATATCACCCTGCACAACCAGTTACCGCAGCTGCTGTACATCCACTTCTACAGCCGCCTCAGACCATGGCTGGAGCTGTTGACATGGCTGGACCAACAGCAAGCGTTTATCAGCCGTCACAACCTGCAACTGTCAACTGGCCCAACAATTACTAG
- the LOC108227993 gene encoding GBF-interacting protein 1 isoform X2: MSNGGGGKVSIPSNMKKTIQNIKEITGSHDDEEIYTMLKECNMDPNETTHKLLFQDTFHEVRRKRDRKKEAGNVNKESSESRWKPGMQGRGTRGGRGNYSSRYTSHDAGGTRTSASVKENGPSRILEKSVGISTPPASKDMKHKVTSVASSATVTTDGSSGIAFESAGVTQAGSRFTGGENNQSVTSADIAKVEGQQPPILLAETQKITTNGFVTVEAPSLVLQSSSNIPTSGTSVSSTGAYFSASDPVLVSSQDSRLLSAVGTIKREIIPEQTFTAPVESKSITAFSNVDSSLEEKTGSTPQMINKNELCESLQATAASHIVPSSNYSSRTAQVIGPQKGVPAKEWKPKPTNFNLGQVSGTVVSADPPAVPVETTKPRPATVHDSKETYSILGKQLEQSRISGSQHVIIPNHIHVPEADKLGFCFGSFDANFKVVTHNSTASEKNKSPIPETSEKTEERAKEQISQSAMETVEEEEDSKHSASSHVPNNLTTDSDVSSTVVVPESSESKQLTDLPSGGNQYSVVNTSPTYSFGILPTMVASQAAPIESTDSQARDASRLPGFVVQQPYDPNSYYAQFYRTGTDSDTRVSPFQSPGFTAKYTGNVAMLSPQASQSAQEIGNSLILSTAGPTTLVTQAAGVMQSSIAVTQQPLPVFRQPAGVHLPHYPTNYIPYGHYYSPFYVPPPGIHQFLSNGAFPPQPQPGSLYPAPPVATTKYPLSQYKSGNNTGNSTQMGVPGSYVPYGSSPSGFNTTSSATTGNSASNDDLGSSHFKETNVYITGQQSEGSGVWFAPGREISGMQASSFYNLPQAQMGYTAAQAGRGSFASIYHPAQPVTAAAVHPLLQPPQTMAGAVDMAGPTASVYQPSQPATVNWPNNY; the protein is encoded by the exons ATGAGTAATGGAGGGGGAGGCAAGGTTTCGATTCCAAGTAACATGAAGAAGACGATCCAGAATATAAAGGAGATCACGGGTAGCCATGATGATGAGGAGATATATACAATGCTTAAAGAATGTAACATGGATCCTAATGAGACTACTCACAAGCTTCTTTTTCAGG ATACATTTCATGAAGTCAGAAGAAAGCGTGATCGAAAGAAAGAGGCAGGG AATGTGAACAAGGAGTCATCAGAATCAAGGTGGAAACCTGGGATGCAGGGGCGTGGCACTAGGGGAGGTCGGGGGAACTATTCATCTCGTTATACATCTCATG ATGCTGGTGGTACCCGAACTTCTGCCTCAGTAAAGGAAAATGGTCCGAGTCGAATTCTAGAGAAGAGTGTTGGCATCTCAACCCCTCCTGCTTCCAAGGATATGAAGCATAAAGTAACATCTGTTGCCAG CTCTGCAACTGTCACGACTGATGGTTCTTCTGGTATAGCTTTTGAAAGTGCTGGAGTCACACAAGCTGGCAGTCGGTTCACAGGAGGTGAGAATAACCAATCTGTAACTTCAGCTGACATTGCTAAGGTGGAGGGCCAACAACCACCTATTCTTTTGGCTGAGACCCAGAAAATCACTACAAATGGTTTTGTAACTGTGGAAGCACCTAGTCTTGTTTTGCAAAGTTCTAGCAATATTCCCACTTCTGGAACATCTGTATCTTCTACAGGAGCCTACTTCTCTGCTTCAGATCCTGTTTTAGTGTCATCTCAGGATTCGCGACTCCTAAGCGCTGTCGGTACAATTAAACGTGAGATCATTCCCGAACAGACTTTCACAGCCCCTGTTGAGAGCAAATCAATTACAG CTTTCTCCAACGTTGACAGTTCTTTGGAAGAAAAAACAGGCAGTACACCTCAAATGATCAATAAGAATGAATTGTGTGAATCCTTACAAGCCACAGCTGCTAGTCACATCGTCCCCTCATCAAATTACAGTAGTAGGACAGCACAAGTTATAGGCCCTCAGAAAG GGGTACCTGCCAAGGAGTGGAAACCAAAGCCCACAAACTTTAACCTTGGTCAAGTGTCTGGCACAGTGGTTTCAGCTGATCCTCCTGCTGTCCCAGTTGAAACTACTAAGCCACGACCTGCAACGGTTCATGATTCAAAAGAAACATATTCTATTCTTGGAAAACAGCTAGAGCAGTCACGCATTTCTGGCAGTCAACATGTTATTATTCCAAATCATATTCATGTACCAGAAGCTGATAAACTAGGGTTTTGCTTTGGAAGTTTTGATGCAAATTTTAAAGTGGTTACACACAATTCCACTGCTTCTGAAAAAAACAAAAGTCCAATTCCTGAAACTTCTGAGAAGACTGAAGAAAGAGCTAAAGAGCAAATAAG CCAAAGTGCCATGGAGACAGTCGAAGAAGAAGAGGATTCTAAGCATTCTGCATCTTCACATGTACCTAACAATTTGACTACTGATTCTGATGTCTCATCCACTGTGGTAGTCCCAGAGAGCTCTGAATCCAAGCAACTGACTGACTTGCCATCAGGAGGTAATCAATATTCTGTGGTGAATACCTCACCTACCTACAGTTTTGGTATCTTGCCGACAATGGTAGCTAGCCAGGCCGCACCAATTGAAAGTACAGATTCTCAAGCTCGTGATGCTTCTCGCCTTCCTGGCTTTGTT GTACAGCAACCTTATGACCCAAACAGCTACTATGCTCAATTTTATCGAACTGGCACAGATAGTGATACTCGTGTTTCACCATTTCAGTCACCTGGATTTACTGCGAAATACACAGGGAATGTTGCAATGTTGTCGCCACAAGCTTCTCAGTCGGCTCAAGAG ATTGgcaactctttaatattgtctACTGCTGGTCCAACTACACTTGTGACACAAGCTGCTGGGGTTATGCAGAGTTCCATTGCTGTTACACAGCAACCACTTCCCGTTTTTAGACAGCCAGCAGGGGTGCATCTACCTCATTATCCTACAAACTATATTCCCTACGGTCATTACTACTCCCCGTTCTATGTACCTCCTCCCGGCATTCACCAGTTTTTAAGCAATGGTGCATTTCCACCACAGCCTCAGCCTGGTAGTTTATATCCAGCTCCACCAGTGGCAACTACCAAATATCCACTCTCCCAATACAAGTCGGGTAACAATACTGGTAATTCAACTCAAATGGGAGTGCCTGGAAGTTATGTACCATATGGCTCCTCCCCTTCTGGATTTAATACTACTAGTTCAGCAACAACAGGAAACTCAGCTTCAAATGATGACCTTGGTTCATCCCACTTCAAGGAAACTAATGTGTACATTACTGGGCAGCAG AGTGAAGGCTCAGGTGTGTGGTTTGCTCCTGGTAGAGAGATCTCTGGAATGCAGGCTAGTTCCTTCTACAACCTTCCTCAGGCTCAGATGGGGTATACCGCAGCTCAAGCTGGCCGTGGCAGCTTTGCTAGCATATATCACCCTGCACAACCAGTTACCGCAGCTGCTGTACATCCACTTCTACAGCCGCCTCAGACCATGGCTGGAGCTGTTGACATGGCTGGACCAACAGCAAGCGTTTATCAGCCGTCACAACCTGCAACTGTCAACTGGCCCAACAATTACTAG